In Sphingomonas sp., a single window of DNA contains:
- a CDS encoding AAA family ATPase — MNEHSPKRFTGSLIQRAIAMMPGLPAEEAPAKPQAAPPAQDRPMVPIDRARLAAAGMLVPGGPITPLAEEFRMVKRQLLLTARGVAGVDADRARMILVCSAQPDEGKTFCAINLALSMAAEKDVEILLVDADFAKPDVSKRLGMGEGPGLLDALAGQIDVEACIVDTDVPQLAILPAGTRSVSDTELLASDGARAMLDRLAAANPRRIVIFDSPPALAASPASVLALHVGQTMMVVRADRTSEEDLRAAVAALDGCEHIQLVLNAVSFQPSGRRFGSYYAQAGR; from the coding sequence ATGAACGAACATAGCCCCAAGCGCTTCACCGGCTCGCTGATCCAGCGCGCGATCGCGATGATGCCGGGGCTTCCGGCCGAGGAAGCACCTGCCAAGCCGCAGGCGGCGCCGCCCGCCCAAGATCGCCCGATGGTGCCGATCGATCGCGCCCGGCTTGCCGCCGCCGGCATGCTGGTGCCCGGCGGGCCGATCACCCCGCTCGCCGAGGAGTTCCGCATGGTGAAGCGGCAGCTGCTGCTCACCGCGCGCGGCGTCGCCGGCGTCGATGCCGATCGCGCGCGGATGATCCTGGTCTGCTCGGCCCAGCCTGACGAGGGCAAGACCTTCTGCGCGATCAACCTCGCGCTTTCGATGGCGGCCGAGAAGGATGTCGAGATCCTGCTGGTCGACGCCGATTTCGCCAAGCCGGACGTCTCCAAGCGGCTCGGCATGGGCGAGGGGCCGGGGCTGCTCGATGCGCTCGCCGGCCAGATCGATGTCGAGGCCTGCATCGTCGATACCGATGTGCCGCAGCTCGCGATCCTGCCCGCCGGCACCCGCAGCGTCAGCGACACCGAGCTGCTGGCGAGCGACGGCGCGCGGGCGATGCTCGACCGGCTGGCCGCGGCCAATCCGCGCCGCATCGTGATCTTCGATTCGCCGCCGGCGCTGGCCGCCTCGCCCGCCTCGGTGCTGGCGCTGCATGTCGGCCAGACGATGATGGTGGTCCGCGCCGACCGCACCAGCGAGGAGGACCTGCGCGCCGCCGTCGCCGCGCTCGATGGGTGCGAGCATATCCAGCTCGTGCTCAATGCGGTGTCGTTCCAGCCTTCGGGCCGGCGTTTCGGCAGCTATTACGCGCAGGCAGGCCGGTGA
- a CDS encoding fructosamine kinase family protein, translated as MQTSLADRAATLLGVPVLGAAALSGGDLSAVHRLRLADGGSVIAKQGPLVSEEAEMLAAIAARGAPAPAVLAVGEDLLLIAEMPNDGHLGTSWGNLATVLETLHAASGRAYGWPADYAFGRVAIPNGTTDDWPSFWAERRLRTHLPHVPAPLARRLDRLADRLPDLLPRHPAPALLHGDLWGGNVLTSGGGVTALIDPACYHGDREVDAAMLTLFDAPPARFFDALALSPGWQKRQPIYRLWPLLVHLRLFDSSYIGAVEAALAAVE; from the coding sequence ATGCAGACCAGCCTTGCCGATCGCGCTGCCACGCTGCTCGGGGTGCCTGTCTTGGGTGCGGCCGCGCTTTCCGGTGGGGATCTTTCCGCGGTCCACCGGCTGCGGCTGGCCGATGGCGGCAGCGTGATCGCCAAGCAGGGGCCGCTGGTCTCGGAAGAGGCCGAGATGCTGGCGGCGATCGCCGCGCGCGGCGCGCCGGCGCCCGCGGTGCTGGCAGTGGGCGAAGACCTGCTGCTGATCGCGGAAATGCCGAACGACGGGCATCTCGGCACCAGCTGGGGCAATCTCGCCACGGTGCTGGAAACCCTGCATGCGGCATCCGGCCGCGCCTATGGCTGGCCCGCCGATTACGCCTTCGGCCGCGTCGCCATCCCGAACGGTACCACCGATGACTGGCCAAGCTTCTGGGCAGAGCGGCGGCTGCGTACCCATCTGCCGCATGTGCCTGCGCCGCTCGCCCGCCGGCTCGATCGACTGGCCGATCGCCTTCCGGACCTGCTGCCGAGGCATCCCGCGCCCGCGCTGCTGCACGGCGACCTCTGGGGCGGCAATGTGCTGACCTCCGGCGGCGGGGTGACCGCGCTGATCGATCCCGCCTGCTATCATGGCGACCGCGAAGTCGATGCCGCGATGCTCACGCTGTTCGACGCGCCGCCCGCCCGCTTCTTCGACGCGCTCGCGCTGTCGCCGGGATGGCAGAAACGGCAGCCGATCTACCGGCTATGGCCGCTGCTCGTGCACCTCCGGCTGTTCGACAGCAGCTATATCGGCGCGGTGGAAGCAGCGCTGGCGGCGGTCGAGTAA
- a CDS encoding XrtA system polysaccharide chain length determinant: MGGLFDEVRSAIHAVWMRRTLALAIAWAVCVVGWVAVSRIPDSYESKARVLVELRQVLPNDGGVAAAGQQQDIDRIRQTLTSSVNLEKIVRGTDLAKTITKPADLGARIAGLQKAIKLTAQQDNLFEIAVTGADPAICRQVVEKLIALFRDNKLADSRDESSQSLAFLDQQLAERQQALQAAEAKRAEFQSRFLGSLPGTGSLDDRIGAAQQQIQQIESDLAAAQSGLSAVNAQMAGTPASVAGQGGGPVGTGPARARLADLQAQLSDARARGFTEAHPDVVALKRQIAGAQAAAAREPTGGGGGSFANPLYLSLRSMQVDKAAQVAALSQRRAQIQGDLAALSAKLTQAPQAASEQGQIDRDYQVLKDQYAKLLADREQLRISSQAQSQTDAVKFSVIDPPTQPRSPSSPNRPMLLTAVLVAGLGAGVAAAFLLSKLRTTFDTPTRLERASGMPVIGAIGEVITLPQRARRRKQLQHFLGGVAGLGAAYAAILLVGMLHHAAGA, from the coding sequence ATGGGGGGCTTGTTCGACGAGGTCCGCAGCGCGATCCACGCGGTGTGGATGCGCCGCACGCTGGCGCTGGCGATCGCCTGGGCGGTCTGCGTGGTCGGCTGGGTGGCGGTGTCGCGCATCCCCGACAGCTACGAATCCAAGGCGCGCGTGCTCGTCGAGCTGCGCCAGGTGCTGCCGAACGACGGCGGCGTGGCGGCCGCCGGCCAGCAGCAGGACATCGATCGCATCCGCCAGACGCTGACCAGTTCGGTGAACCTCGAAAAGATCGTCCGCGGCACCGACCTCGCCAAGACGATCACCAAGCCGGCCGATCTCGGCGCGCGTATCGCTGGGCTGCAAAAGGCGATCAAGCTCACCGCCCAGCAGGACAATCTGTTCGAGATTGCGGTGACGGGCGCCGATCCGGCGATCTGCCGCCAAGTGGTGGAAAAGCTGATCGCGCTGTTTCGCGACAACAAGCTCGCCGACAGCCGCGACGAGAGCAGCCAGTCGCTCGCCTTTCTCGATCAGCAACTCGCCGAGCGCCAGCAGGCGCTGCAGGCTGCCGAGGCCAAGCGCGCCGAATTCCAGTCGCGCTTCCTGGGCAGCCTGCCGGGCACCGGCTCGCTCGACGACCGGATCGGCGCGGCGCAGCAGCAGATCCAGCAGATCGAGAGCGACCTGGCGGCGGCGCAGAGCGGCCTTAGCGCGGTCAATGCGCAGATGGCGGGCACGCCCGCGAGCGTGGCCGGGCAGGGCGGAGGTCCGGTGGGAACAGGGCCAGCACGCGCCCGTCTCGCGGACCTGCAAGCGCAGCTCTCGGACGCCCGCGCGCGCGGCTTTACCGAGGCCCATCCCGACGTGGTTGCGCTCAAGCGGCAGATCGCCGGGGCACAGGCTGCCGCCGCGCGCGAGCCGACAGGCGGCGGCGGGGGCAGCTTCGCCAATCCGCTCTATCTCAGCCTCCGCTCGATGCAGGTGGACAAGGCCGCGCAGGTCGCAGCCCTCAGCCAGCGCCGCGCGCAGATCCAGGGGGACCTCGCTGCGCTCAGCGCGAAGCTCACGCAGGCGCCCCAGGCCGCTTCCGAACAGGGCCAGATCGACCGCGACTATCAGGTCCTCAAGGACCAGTACGCCAAGCTGCTCGCCGACCGCGAACAGCTGCGGATCAGCAGCCAGGCCCAGAGCCAGACCGATGCGGTGAAGTTCAGCGTCATCGACCCGCCGACCCAACCGCGCAGCCCCAGCTCGCCCAACCGGCCGATGCTGCTCACTGCGGTGCTGGTCGCAGGGCTCGGTGCTGGCGTGGCGGCGGCGTTCCTCCTGTCCAAGCTGCGCACCACGTTCGATACCCCGACCCGGCTCGAGCGCGCCAGCGGCATGCCGGTGATCGGCGCAATCGGCGAGGTGATCACGCTCCCCCAGCGAGCGCGGCGCCGCAAGCAGCTCCAGCATTTCCTCGGCGGGGTGGCGGGGCTGGGCGCTGCCTATGCCGCGATCCTGCTCGTCGGCATGCTCCACCACGCTGCGGGGGCCTGA
- a CDS encoding XrtA/PEP-CTERM system exopolysaccharide export protein — translation MAQLSACGGGGPRPELPAAGFVGAKEAPSDEYVIGPLDQLSIFVWRNPEISTKVQVRPDGRITTPLINDMPAVGKTPAMLADDLKLALSEYIKDPIVSVIVENFSGTFSQQIRVVGATEKPASLPYRANMSILDAMIAVGGLNEFAAGNRARLVRYDPHTGKQREFKLRLADLLKNGDTSANVRLEPGDVIIIPQSMF, via the coding sequence ATGGCGCAGCTATCGGCGTGCGGCGGCGGTGGACCGCGCCCCGAACTGCCCGCGGCTGGGTTTGTAGGCGCGAAGGAAGCCCCGAGCGATGAATATGTCATCGGCCCGCTCGACCAGCTCAGCATCTTCGTGTGGCGCAACCCGGAGATCTCGACCAAGGTCCAGGTACGCCCCGACGGCCGCATCACCACCCCGCTGATCAACGACATGCCGGCGGTGGGCAAGACCCCCGCAATGCTCGCCGACGACCTCAAGCTGGCGCTCAGCGAATATATCAAGGACCCGATCGTCTCGGTGATCGTCGAGAATTTTTCGGGCACCTTCAGCCAGCAGATTCGGGTGGTGGGCGCGACCGAGAAGCCGGCCTCGCTGCCTTATCGGGCCAACATGTCGATCCTCGATGCGATGATCGCGGTGGGCGGGCTCAACGAATTCGCCGCGGGCAACCGCGCGCGGCTGGTGCGCTATGATCCGCATACCGGCAAGCAGCGCGAATTCAAGCTGCGCCTCGCCGATCTCCTGAAGAATGGCGACACTTCGGCCAATGTCCGGCTGGAGCCGGGCGACGTGATCATCATCCCGCAGAGCATGTTCTGA
- a CDS encoding XrtA/PEP-CTERM system amidotransferase, with product MCGIAGLFYSGLPKPIDPARIVAMSDAQAHRGPDGSGVWCVAGVGLGHRRLAIIDLEGGVQPMALPDQSLAVTFNGEIYNFREVRVELEALGARFMTDSDTEVLLHGWRAWGPDLLARLNGMFAFALYDAASQSLFLARDRFGVKPLHYAELADGAIAFASELKGLLAHPLLRRAADFRAVEDYLALGYVPDDASIVAGVQKLPAGHFLLLQRGRPAPQPVRWWDIDFTRRATGRPRDLKAELIERMRTAVRSRMIADVPLGAFLSGGVDSSAVVALMAERSKAAVKTCTIGFDEAGLDETAHAANVAARFATSHRTRSVGAEDYGLIDTLVAAFDEPFADASALPTYRVCQLARESVTVALSGDGADEALAGYRRHRFFAAEERVRGLLPPHLRARVFGQLGALYPKADWAPRPFRAKTTLLALAEDGAQAYAKAVGVTTPALRDQLYSDTARAALDGYRAETRYVETMRNAPARDALDRAQYADIRHWLPGDILTKVDRTSMAVGLEAREPLLDHRLVEFEASMPPSLRIRGGQGKWLMKKALEPWLPREILYRPKMGFVTPISAWFRHALAEEAAALARSPLLLQSGWFEPRTITRLAEDHRAGRAEHGRTLWQLVMLERSLARLFG from the coding sequence ATGTGCGGTATCGCCGGCCTCTTCTATTCTGGTCTTCCCAAGCCGATCGATCCTGCGCGCATCGTCGCGATGAGCGATGCGCAGGCGCATCGCGGTCCCGACGGCTCGGGGGTGTGGTGCGTGGCGGGGGTGGGCCTCGGCCATCGCCGGCTGGCGATCATCGACCTCGAAGGCGGGGTGCAGCCGATGGCGCTGCCCGACCAGAGCCTGGCCGTCACCTTCAACGGCGAGATCTACAATTTCCGCGAGGTCCGCGTCGAGCTGGAGGCGCTGGGCGCCCGGTTCATGACCGACAGCGATACCGAAGTGCTGCTCCATGGCTGGCGCGCCTGGGGGCCGGACCTGCTCGCCCGGCTGAACGGCATGTTCGCCTTCGCGCTCTATGACGCGGCCAGCCAGAGCCTGTTCCTCGCCCGCGACCGGTTCGGGGTGAAGCCGCTCCATTATGCCGAGCTGGCTGATGGCGCGATCGCCTTTGCCTCGGAGCTAAAGGGGCTGCTCGCGCATCCGCTGCTCCGCCGCGCCGCCGATTTCCGCGCGGTCGAGGATTATCTGGCGCTGGGCTATGTGCCCGACGACGCCTCCATCGTGGCGGGCGTGCAGAAGCTACCGGCGGGACATTTCCTGCTTCTCCAGCGCGGCCGCCCGGCGCCGCAGCCGGTGCGCTGGTGGGACATCGACTTCACCCGCCGCGCCACCGGCCGCCCCCGCGACCTTAAGGCCGAGCTGATCGAGCGGATGCGCACCGCCGTCCGCTCGAGGATGATTGCCGATGTGCCGCTGGGCGCGTTCTTGTCGGGCGGGGTCGACAGCTCGGCGGTGGTCGCGCTGATGGCCGAGCGCAGCAAGGCGGCGGTGAAGACGTGCACGATTGGCTTCGACGAGGCGGGGCTGGACGAGACCGCCCATGCGGCGAACGTGGCGGCACGCTTCGCCACCAGCCATCGCACCCGCAGCGTGGGCGCGGAGGATTACGGCCTGATCGACACGCTGGTCGCCGCGTTCGACGAGCCCTTTGCCGACGCCTCGGCGCTGCCGACCTATCGCGTCTGCCAGCTCGCCCGTGAGAGCGTGACCGTAGCGCTGTCGGGCGACGGCGCCGACGAGGCGCTGGCCGGCTATCGCCGCCACCGCTTCTTCGCTGCCGAGGAGCGGGTCCGTGGCCTGCTTCCGCCGCACCTGCGGGCGCGGGTGTTCGGGCAGCTCGGCGCGCTCTATCCCAAGGCCGACTGGGCACCGCGCCCGTTCCGCGCCAAGACGACGCTGCTCGCGCTCGCCGAGGATGGCGCGCAGGCTTATGCCAAAGCAGTCGGCGTCACCACGCCAGCCCTTCGCGACCAGCTCTACAGCGACACCGCGCGTGCGGCGCTCGATGGCTATCGCGCCGAGACGCGCTATGTCGAGACGATGCGGAACGCGCCCGCGCGCGATGCGCTCGACCGCGCCCAATATGCTGATATCCGCCACTGGCTGCCCGGCGACATCCTTACCAAGGTCGACCGCACCAGCATGGCGGTGGGACTGGAGGCGCGCGAGCCGCTGCTCGATCACCGGCTTGTCGAGTTCGAGGCGAGCATGCCGCCCTCGCTCCGCATCCGGGGCGGGCAGGGCAAGTGGCTGATGAAGAAGGCGCTGGAACCTTGGCTGCCGCGCGAGATCCTCTATCGGCCCAAGATGGGCTTCGTCACCCCGATCAGCGCCTGGTTCCGCCACGCATTGGCCGAGGAGGCGGCGGCGCTCGCCCGCTCGCCGCTGCTCCTCCAGAGCGGCTGGTTCGAGCCGCGCACGATCACGCGTCTCGCCGAAGACCACCGCGCGGGCCGCGCCGAGCATGGCCGCACATTGTGGCAATTGGTGATGCTGGAACGTAGCCTGGCGCGGCTGTTCGGCTGA
- a CDS encoding TIGR03087 family PEP-CTERM/XrtA system glycosyltransferase, with amino-acid sequence MGDILFLAHRIPFPPDRGDKIRAYHLLRHLAQDHRVHLVAFADDPEDLQNQDGLASCTATRTIVWREAPTGWTGARAVLRRQPVSVAAFAHPAVRTAVNALLAAEPVDTIFVFSSQMAQYLPPQPKQRRIMDFVDMDSAKFAAYAKGGRGPMAWVHRREARLLLAHERRVADEADASLFVSEAEAALFRARTNAPRIHAIENGIDTVFYDPSHRFEPIGGAGPLLVFTGQMDYRPNIEAVTWFADAVFPRIRHAHPDARFAIVGRAPTPAVEALAERPGVLVTGTVPDVRHWLAAAALVVAPLRLARGIQNKVLEGMAMARAVVASPAAAEGIDHAGTLCVADGADAFGDAVMRLLDDADSAAALGASARARVIARYSWDARLAPLDALLAAPARQRHQRGGALADRLVPGRYDADHERPR; translated from the coding sequence ATGGGCGACATCCTGTTCCTCGCCCATCGCATACCCTTTCCGCCGGATCGGGGTGACAAGATCCGCGCCTATCACCTGCTGCGCCATCTTGCCCAGGATCACCGCGTCCACCTCGTCGCCTTCGCCGACGATCCCGAGGACCTGCAGAACCAGGATGGCCTTGCATCCTGTACGGCGACGCGGACGATCGTCTGGCGGGAAGCGCCGACCGGCTGGACGGGGGCACGCGCAGTGCTACGGCGCCAGCCGGTGTCTGTCGCGGCCTTCGCCCACCCGGCCGTGCGCACCGCGGTGAACGCGCTGCTCGCGGCGGAGCCGGTCGACACGATCTTCGTCTTCTCCAGCCAGATGGCGCAGTATCTGCCGCCGCAGCCGAAGCAGCGGAGGATCATGGACTTTGTCGACATGGATTCGGCCAAGTTCGCCGCCTATGCCAAGGGCGGGCGCGGGCCGATGGCGTGGGTCCATCGGCGCGAGGCGCGGCTGCTGCTCGCCCATGAACGCCGCGTCGCCGACGAAGCCGATGCCAGCCTGTTCGTCAGCGAGGCCGAGGCAGCGCTGTTCCGGGCGCGCACGAACGCTCCCCGCATCCACGCGATCGAGAACGGCATCGACACAGTCTTCTACGATCCCTCCCATCGCTTTGAGCCGATTGGCGGGGCGGGTCCGCTGCTCGTCTTCACCGGCCAGATGGACTATCGGCCTAATATCGAGGCGGTCACCTGGTTCGCCGACGCGGTGTTCCCCCGCATTCGACATGCCCACCCCGATGCTCGCTTCGCCATCGTGGGACGCGCGCCGACGCCCGCCGTGGAGGCGCTGGCCGAGCGACCGGGCGTCCTCGTCACCGGCACCGTTCCCGACGTGCGCCACTGGCTTGCCGCGGCCGCGCTGGTGGTGGCGCCGCTGCGGCTGGCACGCGGCATCCAGAACAAGGTGCTGGAGGGTATGGCGATGGCGCGCGCGGTGGTCGCATCGCCGGCCGCGGCCGAGGGGATCGACCATGCCGGCACCCTCTGCGTCGCGGATGGCGCAGATGCGTTCGGCGATGCGGTGATGCGCCTGCTCGACGACGCCGATAGCGCCGCGGCACTCGGCGCCTCCGCCCGTGCGCGGGTGATCGCCCGCTACAGCTGGGACGCGCGGCTGGCGCCGCTCGACGCGCTGCTCGCTGCTCCCGCACGCCAGCGACACCAGCGGGGTGGCGCGCTTGCCGATCGCTTGGTACCGGGCCGCTACGATGCGGATCATGAACGGCCACGATAG
- a CDS encoding XrtA system polysaccharide deacetylase, whose amino-acid sequence MAVRNGLSVDVEDWFQVGAFETTIARGDWDGLERRVEANTDRVLALFTAAGVQGTFFTLGWVADRHPKLIRRIAEAGHEVASHGWDHARVFTLTPDQFREDLARARAALEDAAGVAVNGYRAPSFSIDRRTPWAHAVLAEAGYCYSSSIAPIAHDHYGWPDAPRMPFRPLPDARLIELPITIARVLGREVTAGGGFFRLLPQGVTDRAVRAANGGGEAAMFYFHPWEIDPRQPRVRTAPLKSRLRHYARLGAMEGKLRKLLGSHDWGRVDAIAAQAAERLA is encoded by the coding sequence ATGGCGGTGCGCAACGGCCTGTCGGTCGACGTCGAGGACTGGTTCCAGGTCGGTGCCTTCGAGACCACCATCGCCCGCGGCGACTGGGACGGGCTGGAGCGGCGCGTCGAGGCGAATACCGATCGCGTGCTGGCGCTGTTCACGGCGGCGGGGGTGCAGGGGACCTTCTTCACGCTCGGCTGGGTGGCGGACCGGCACCCGAAGCTGATCCGCCGCATCGCCGAGGCGGGCCACGAAGTCGCTAGCCATGGCTGGGACCATGCCCGCGTCTTCACGCTGACGCCCGATCAGTTCCGCGAGGATCTCGCCCGCGCCCGCGCCGCGCTGGAGGATGCCGCCGGCGTCGCGGTGAACGGCTATCGCGCGCCGAGCTTCTCGATCGACCGGCGCACGCCCTGGGCACATGCGGTGCTGGCCGAGGCGGGCTATTGCTACTCGTCGAGCATCGCGCCCATCGCGCATGATCATTATGGCTGGCCCGATGCCCCGCGCATGCCGTTCCGCCCGCTGCCCGATGCCCGGCTGATCGAGCTGCCGATCACGATCGCGCGGGTGCTCGGGCGGGAGGTGACCGCGGGTGGGGGCTTTTTCCGACTGCTGCCGCAGGGGGTGACCGATCGCGCGGTCCGCGCTGCAAATGGGGGCGGTGAGGCGGCGATGTTCTATTTTCATCCGTGGGAGATCGATCCGCGACAGCCGCGGGTTCGCACGGCGCCCTTGAAGTCGCGCCTACGCCATTATGCGCGGCTAGGCGCGATGGAGGGCAAGCTGCGGAAGCTGCTCGGATCGCACGACTGGGGCCGGGTAGATGCGATCGCAGCGCAGGCGGCGGAGCGGCTGGCGTGA
- a CDS encoding metal/formaldehyde-sensitive transcriptional repressor has protein sequence MSHVAREKQKLLNRLKRLRGQVEAIERAVEADTECARVLQQATACRGALDGFIAEVIEDHIREHMLEPDAAPDDPKVQAAEELVAIVHRYLT, from the coding sequence ATGAGCCATGTCGCGCGCGAGAAGCAGAAGCTGCTCAACCGATTGAAAAGATTGCGCGGACAGGTCGAGGCAATCGAGCGCGCGGTCGAGGCGGACACCGAATGCGCGCGCGTACTGCAGCAGGCGACGGCGTGCCGCGGGGCGCTGGACGGCTTCATCGCCGAAGTGATCGAGGATCATATCCGCGAGCATATGCTGGAACCCGACGCCGCCCCGGATGATCCCAAGGTGCAGGCGGCCGAGGAACTGGTCGCGATCGTCCACCGCTATCTCACCTGA
- a CDS encoding FemAB family XrtA/PEP-CTERM system-associated protein, with protein sequence MTLTIRTADLHDASERGRLAAWIDAQPDATPFHLPEWSMAVSKGCRQRSHYLVAEGAGGRIVGVLPLTAIASPLFGRALVSTGFGVGGGILVEQGPAVMALGQAAWSLATRLRCPSVDLRGGPCPGEDWVRDDTTYLGFVRRLANDDEAELLAVPRKQRAELRKALAADLTVEGGDDRSARLAHYPVYAESVRNLGTPVFPAALFAAVLDAFGAEADILTVRHQRRAVASVLSLYWRGTVYPYWGGGTEAARGLRANDRMYFALMAHARARGCSRFDFGRSKAGTGAAAFKKNWGFAPKPLVYFSRHAEGTAPRSINPLDPKYRLQIAAWKRLPLWAANRIGPLLSRGLG encoded by the coding sequence GTGACACTGACCATCCGCACGGCCGATCTGCACGATGCAAGCGAGCGCGGCCGTCTCGCCGCCTGGATCGATGCGCAGCCCGACGCCACGCCCTTCCATCTGCCGGAGTGGAGCATGGCGGTTTCGAAGGGGTGCCGTCAGCGCAGCCACTACCTTGTCGCGGAGGGCGCGGGCGGGCGGATCGTCGGGGTGTTGCCGCTGACCGCCATCGCCTCGCCGCTGTTCGGCCGGGCGCTGGTATCGACCGGTTTCGGCGTCGGCGGGGGCATTCTTGTCGAGCAGGGGCCTGCGGTGATGGCGCTGGGCCAGGCGGCGTGGAGCCTTGCGACCCGCCTCCGCTGTCCGAGCGTCGACCTGCGCGGCGGGCCCTGTCCGGGGGAAGACTGGGTGCGCGACGACACGACGTATCTGGGCTTCGTCCGCCGGCTCGCGAACGATGACGAGGCGGAACTGCTCGCCGTGCCGCGCAAGCAGCGCGCCGAGCTGCGCAAAGCGCTCGCTGCGGATTTGACGGTGGAGGGGGGTGACGATCGGAGCGCCCGGCTTGCACACTATCCTGTCTATGCCGAAAGCGTCCGCAATCTTGGCACGCCGGTCTTCCCGGCGGCACTGTTCGCAGCAGTACTGGACGCGTTCGGGGCGGAGGCGGACATCCTCACCGTTCGGCACCAGCGCCGCGCGGTGGCGAGCGTGCTCAGCCTCTACTGGCGGGGCACCGTTTATCCCTATTGGGGCGGGGGGACCGAGGCGGCACGGGGGCTCCGTGCCAACGACCGCATGTATTTTGCGCTGATGGCGCATGCCCGCGCGCGCGGTTGTTCGCGATTCGATTTCGGAAGGTCGAAGGCCGGCACCGGCGCGGCGGCGTTCAAGAAGAACTGGGGCTTTGCGCCCAAGCCTCTCGTTTATTTCTCCCGCCATGCTGAGGGCACGGCACCGCGCAGCATCAACCCGCTCGATCCAAAGTACCGGCTGCAGATCGCGGCGTGGAAGCGGCTGCCGCTCTGGGCAGCCAACCGCATCGGGCCGCTGCTGTCGCGCGGGCTCGGCTGA
- a CDS encoding AAA family ATPase, giving the protein MMDDHYGLRGRPFQLTPDPRFWFDTATHGKAMAYLGYGLSQGEGFVVITGDPGAGKTTLLGHLLAELDGERLNVIKIVSTHLRADDMLRLVAQGLGLPGDDLSKAALLLAIERGLHEVARAGRRTLLVVDEAQALPGESLDELRMLSNFQAGGYPLLQIFLLGQPEFRLVLQQPAFEQLRQRVIAMHHLAPMEVEEVEAYLMHRLMLVGWSGRPRFTADALAAMHRWSGGIPRRLNQLASRVLLYGAVEQIENFGAPDVAAVIEDIEQEDVIEPAPEPIPEPAPVRPGRVAELRAVPEGSAETRALERRVAELEAQVASQSDALRRVLSLLVDWVEKDDGRSGIDLDALRGSAA; this is encoded by the coding sequence ATGATGGACGATCATTACGGGCTGCGCGGCCGGCCCTTCCAGCTGACCCCCGATCCGCGCTTCTGGTTCGACACCGCCACGCACGGCAAGGCGATGGCCTATCTGGGCTATGGGTTGAGCCAGGGCGAGGGCTTCGTCGTCATCACCGGCGATCCGGGCGCGGGCAAGACCACCTTGCTCGGCCATCTGCTCGCCGAGCTGGACGGCGAACGGCTCAACGTGATCAAGATCGTGTCGACCCATCTGCGCGCCGACGACATGCTGCGGCTGGTGGCGCAAGGGCTCGGGCTGCCGGGGGACGACCTGTCCAAGGCGGCGCTGCTGCTGGCGATCGAGCGCGGGCTGCACGAGGTCGCCCGCGCGGGGCGCCGCACGTTGCTGGTGGTCGACGAGGCACAGGCGCTGCCGGGCGAGAGCCTCGACGAGCTGCGCATGCTCTCCAACTTCCAGGCGGGCGGCTATCCGCTGCTCCAGATCTTCCTGCTCGGCCAGCCCGAGTTTCGGCTAGTGCTGCAGCAGCCCGCCTTCGAGCAGCTGCGCCAGCGGGTGATCGCGATGCACCATCTCGCGCCGATGGAGGTGGAGGAGGTCGAGGCCTATCTGATGCATCGGCTGATGCTGGTCGGCTGGAGCGGCCGCCCGCGCTTCACCGCCGATGCACTGGCGGCGATGCACCGCTGGTCGGGTGGCATCCCGCGCAGGCTCAACCAGCTGGCCAGCCGCGTGCTGCTCTACGGCGCGGTCGAGCAGATCGAGAATTTCGGCGCACCCGATGTCGCGGCGGTGATCGAGGATATCGAGCAGGAGGACGTGATCGAACCGGCGCCCGAGCCGATACCAGAGCCTGCGCCGGTGCGCCCCGGCCGCGTCGCCGAACTGCGCGCGGTGCCGGAAGGCTCGGCCGAGACGCGGGCGCTCGAACGCCGCGTCGCCGAGCTGGAGGCGCAGGTCGCCTCGCAGTCCGATGCGCTCCGCCGCGTGCTCTCGCTGCTGGTCGACTGGGTGGAGAAGGACGATGGCCGCAGCGGCATCGATCTCGACGCCCTGCGCGGCAGCGCGGCCTGA